In Myxocyprinus asiaticus isolate MX2 ecotype Aquarium Trade chromosome 46, UBuf_Myxa_2, whole genome shotgun sequence, a single window of DNA contains:
- the LOC127436008 gene encoding ras association domain-containing protein 10-like yields the protein MEPEESKISVWVCREEKLVSGLSRRTTCADVVKVLLEDQILQQGASAAMLTGTPQSYCIVEKWRGFERTLPNKTKIMRLWGAWGDEQENVRFVLVKNEASMPSNGPRSAEARVVLSKESPCAYKGTARATMAFSQDKQRRIVRKAFRKLDKMNKKKEETLVRDRSSVEKMETLVHLIVSQDHTIRQQIQRIKELDGEIERYESKVHFDRMKRHGVNYVQDTYLLDQGSDTDSSAQTDASEAIAQFEQYASRCDQVIQLQDELAEREALMDILTGEIQEELNHRWMRRRQEELSNKDTESIAEEMALKVTSVPEEPVSVVPDSLSDNELQLEEERIKTELDTSLYIGLRLNTDLETVRSDLDMSQEILDSKELELRELLEKVHRLDELEGERSKDSKDEQVETETEQLPSEDKDNVWVEQARGLSKTCSTNDDDSDTGLSSMHSQDSDNPTVCESLV from the coding sequence ATGGAACCAGAGGAGAGCAAAATCTCGGTGTGGGTATGCCGGGAGGAGAAGCTGGTGTCCGGGCTGTCCAGGCGCACCACCTGCGCGGACGTGGTGAAGGTGCTGTTGGAGGACCAGATCTTGCAGCAAGGTGCGAGCGCGGCGATGCTCACCGGCACCCCACAGTCGTATTGTATCGTGGAAAAGTGGAGAGGGTTTGAACGGACATTGcctaataaaactaaaatcatgCGCCTTTGGGGCGCCTGGGGAGACGAGCAGGAGAACGTGAGGTTCGTCCTGGTGAAGAACGAGGCGTCCATGCCCAGCAACGGACCTCGGAGCGCCGAAGCGCGGGTTGTGCTCAGCAAAGAGAGTCCCTGCGCCTACAAGGGCACCGCCAGAGCCACCATGGCGTTTTCCCAAGACAAACAGCGCCGGATTGTGAGAAAGGCTTTTAGAAAGTTGGACAAAATGAATAAGAAGAAAGAAGAGACTTTGGTGAGAGACAGATCCTCTGTGGAGAAAATGGAGACCTTAGTGCATCTTATTGTTTCACAGGATCACACTATTCGCCAGCAGATACAACGGATAAAAGAGTTGGATGGTGAAATCGAGAGGTATGAATCAAAAGTGCACTTTGACAGAATGAAAAGACACGGTGTAAACTACGTGCAGGACACTTATTTGTTGGACCAGGGATCGGATACGGATTCCAGCGCGCAAACGGACGCGTCGGAGGCTATCGCGCAGTTTGAGCAGTACGCGTCACGGTGCGACCAAGTTATTCAACTTCAAGATGAACTAGCGGAGCGGGAAGCTCTTATGGATATACTTACGGGCGAAATTCAAGAGGAACTCAACCACAGATGGATGAGACGGCGGCAGGAGGAGCTCTCCAACAAAGACACCGAGAGTATTGCTGAAGAAATGGCCCTCAAGGTGACTTCAGTCCCTGAGGAGCCAGTCTCAGTTGTACCTGACTCCCTATCAGACAATGAACTCCAATTAGAGGAGGAGAGAATCAAAACAGAACTGGATACGAGTTTATACATAGGGCTGCGCTTGAACACTGATCTGGAGACTGTGAGGAGCGACCTGGACATGAGCCAGGAGATTTTGGACTCGAAGGAGCTGGAGTTGAGGGAATTACTTGAAAAGGTTCACAGATTAGACGAATTAGAGGGCGAACGGTCGAAGGACAGCAAAGATGAGCAGGTTGAAACTGAAACTGAGCAGTTACCCTCTGAAGACAAGGACAATGTTTGGGTAGAGCAGGCGAGAGGACTGTCAAAAACCTGCAGCACCAATGATGATGACTCGGACACGGGACTGAGTTCAATGCACAGCCAAGACTCGGATAATCCAACTGTTTGCGAGTCACTCGTATGA